In one Pseudoliparis swirei isolate HS2019 ecotype Mariana Trench chromosome 23, NWPU_hadal_v1, whole genome shotgun sequence genomic region, the following are encoded:
- the kcnj4 gene encoding inward rectifier potassium channel 4, with the protein MDGTALSDILSEEARQKIASSGLRNGHSSLNYRPRSPLHAETEDSRQSSGASAAAPSARGQGGMNNYNGKILTRGSSQARSRFVKKNGQCNVLLTDMDEKRRRYLADIFTTCVDIRWRYLLLIFCGSFLVSWLFFGVIFFGVSLVHGDFEEQPTVKGGGAAAGLHGLDSGHSSGGPTQRMPCILHVHGFVGALLFSMETQTTIGYGWRCVTEECPVTVMTVAVQSIAGCIIDSFMIGTIMAKMARPKKRNQTLVFSKNAVIALRDGKLCLMWRVGNLRKSHIVEAHVRAQLIRSYVTAEGEFIPLEQMDLNVGYDEGTDRLFLVSPLVIIHEIDKDSPLYTLSRADLEADDFEIVVILEGMVEATAMTTQCRSSYIAREVFWGHRFEPVTYEDQDRYKIDYARFHKTYEVPSTPHVSARELEEVASRASSAASAVPAYRSTRDLIPRSLSAFCYENEVALSCGEDEDDIFDAQVVGKERAEERRTSAAVDFQNMFQDTATTTSGSHSVMCVLDMDNNQMEFDILQTAIPLDPVSYKSEQDI; encoded by the exons atggatG GTACGGCATTGTCAGACATTTTATCGGAGGAGGCACGCCAGAAGATCGCCAGCTCAGGACTCCGTAACGGCCACAGTTCCCTCAACTACCGACCGCGCTCGCCACTCCACGCCGAGACGGAAGACAGTCGTCAGAGCTCGGGAGCCTCTGCTGCCGCGCCGAGCGCAAGAGGCCAAGGAGGGATGAATAACTACAACGGGAAGATCCTGACGAGGGGCTCCAGCCAAGCGCGGAGCCGGTTCGTAAAGAAGAACGGGCAATGCAACGTTCTGCTCACCGACATGGACGAGAAGAGGCGGCGCTACCTCGCCGACATCTTCACCACCTGCGTGGACATCCGCTGGAGATACCTGCTGCTTATATTCTGCGGCAGCTTTCTGGTCTCGTGGCTTTTCTTCGGCGTCATCTTCTTCGGCGTCTCCCTGGTGCACGGGGACTTTGAGGAGCAACCGACGGTGAAGGGCGgcggggcggcggcggggcTGCACGGGCTCGACTCCGGCCACTCGTCTGGAGGGCCCACGCAAAGGATGCCCTGCATACTCCACGTCCACGGCTTCGTCGGGGCGCTCCTCTTCTCCATGGAGACCCAGACCACCATTGGTTACGGCTGGCGCTGCGTTACCGAGGAGTGTCCCGTCACGGTGATGACGGTGGCGGTCCAGTCCATTGCGGGCTGCATCATCGACTCTTTCATGATTGGCACCATCATGGCCAAGATGGCGCGGCCAAAGAAGAGGAACCAGACACTCGTGTTCTCCAAGAACGCCGTCATCGCCCTGCGCGACGGCAAGCTGTGCCTCATGTGGAGGGTCGGCAACTTGCGGAAGAGCCACATCGTGGAGGCTCACGTCCGCGCCCAGCTCATACGCTCATACGTCACGGCGGAGGGAGAGTTCATCCCCTTGGAGCAGATGGACCTCAACGTGGGCTACGACGAGGGCACGGACAGATTGTTTCTCGTATCCCCGCTGGTCATAATCCACGAGATAGACAAAGACAGCCCCTTGTACACTTTAAGCCGAGCCGATCTGGAGGCGGATGACTTTGAGATTGTCGTGATCTTGGAGGGGATGGTGGAGGCCACGGCCATGACCACCCAGTGCCGTAGCTCCTACATTGCCAGAGAGGTCTTCTGGGGCCACAGGTTTGAGCCGGTGACCTATGAGGACCAGGACCGCTACAAGATAGACTACGCTCGCTTCCACAAGACCTACGAGGTGCCCTCAACGCCCCACGTCAGCGCTAGAGAGCTCGAAGAGGTCGCCAGCCGGGCCTCCTCCGCCGCTTCCGCCGTCCCGGCCTACAGATCCACCCGAGACTTGATTCCCAGATCGCTGAGCGCCTTCTGTTACGAGAACGAGGTGGCGCTGAGCTGCGGGGAGGACGAGGATGACATCTTCGACGCCCAGGTCGTGGGGAAGGAGAgggcagaagagaggaggacttCAGCGGCTGTAGACTTCCAAAACATGTTCCAGGACACAGCGACCACGACATCAGGCAGTCACAGCGTCATGTGTGTGCTGGACATGGACAACAACCAGATGGAGTTTGACATCCTCCAGACTGCCATCCCTCTTGATCCAGTGTCTTACAAGAGTGAGCAAGACATTTAG